The Candidatus Methylomirabilota bacterium genome includes a window with the following:
- a CDS encoding tetratricopeptide repeat protein: MGLLRLLSRSWDAITSFTRPPNAATLFRRADLYRQEGRFEEAAELVAHGLRLAPNSGVGHLLSAYLHLAFRQIGPAKSEFQAVLALDAYHPRALLGLAKIALEERDLAACRPFLDKALQYYPDFPEAKALQDMVSSWTMTPAAPGQRPVYAGPPIQVEKLKPPAGGREFVLTQADGTLVFSQQGDKDAEDLAGHVTQVYRIASATLQRAGLGALRRGIVQAATETTFFRSNDRLILALSFPQDVKVGFGLLETDKLWTNSLRELGVRA; encoded by the coding sequence GTGGGCTTGCTGAGGCTCCTGTCGCGCTCCTGGGACGCGATCACCAGCTTCACGCGTCCGCCCAATGCCGCCACGCTCTTCCGGCGCGCCGATCTCTACCGACAGGAAGGGCGCTTCGAAGAGGCCGCCGAACTGGTCGCCCACGGGCTGCGCTTGGCGCCGAACAGCGGTGTCGGCCACCTCCTCTCGGCCTACCTCCACCTGGCCTTCCGCCAGATCGGCCCGGCCAAGAGCGAGTTCCAGGCCGTCCTGGCCCTCGACGCGTATCATCCGCGGGCGCTCCTGGGACTCGCCAAGATCGCGCTCGAAGAGCGTGACCTCGCCGCGTGCCGCCCCTTCCTCGACAAGGCGCTTCAGTACTACCCGGACTTCCCCGAGGCCAAAGCGCTGCAGGACATGGTGTCGAGCTGGACGATGACGCCGGCGGCCCCGGGCCAGCGTCCGGTCTACGCGGGCCCGCCGATCCAGGTGGAGAAGCTCAAGCCGCCGGCGGGCGGGCGAGAGTTCGTGCTGACGCAGGCCGACGGCACGCTCGTCTTCTCCCAGCAGGGCGACAAGGACGCCGAGGATCTGGCCGGCCACGTCACGCAGGTCTACCGGATCGCTTCGGCGACGCTCCAGCGGGCGGGGCTCGGCGCGTTGAGGCGCGGCATCGTCCAGGCCGCCACCGAGACCACGTTCTTCCGGAGCAATGACCGCCTGATCCTCGCGCTCAGCTTCCCGCAGGACGTCAAGGTCGGCTTCGGGCTGCTCGAGACCGACAAGCTCTGGACCAACTCGCTGCGTGAGCTGGGAGTCCGCGCGTGA
- a CDS encoding roadblock/LC7 domain-containing protein, whose product MRLHDVVIHEGDAEKINAVLTTFLGETGATEALLIDRSGQLLAATGANRALDTVSISALAAGAFSSTGALAQLLGETEFTVLFHQGNKESMHVSTVDDQAILLAIFGERTTVGMVRLFAKEAATAIGQILIESRAKPRSMGDLSTPLTAEESRTTFGEPQKP is encoded by the coding sequence GTGAGACTGCATGACGTGGTCATCCACGAAGGCGACGCGGAGAAGATCAACGCGGTCCTGACGACGTTCCTCGGTGAGACAGGCGCCACCGAGGCCCTGCTCATCGACCGGAGCGGCCAGCTCCTGGCGGCGACCGGCGCCAACCGCGCGCTCGACACCGTGTCCATCTCGGCCCTGGCGGCCGGCGCCTTCAGCTCGACGGGCGCCCTGGCCCAGCTGCTGGGCGAGACGGAGTTCACCGTGCTCTTCCACCAGGGCAACAAGGAGAGCATGCACGTCTCCACCGTCGACGACCAGGCGATCCTGCTGGCGATCTTCGGCGAGCGGACGACGGTGGGCATGGTGCGCCTCTTCGCGAAAGAGGCGGCGACAGCTATCGGGCAGATCCTGATCGAGTCGCGCGCCAAGCCCAGGAGCATGGGCGATCTGTCGACGCCGCTGACGGCGGAGGAATCGCGGACCACCTTCGGCGAGCCGCAGAAGCCCTGA
- a CDS encoding gliding-motility protein MglA → MAIINYAQKVINFKLVYYGPGVAGKTANLQHIHKSLPDGSKGSMISLTAGDDRTLFFDFLPVSALTVRGFTAKFQLYTVPGQVYYNMTRKLVLRGADGMVFVADSQWDRLRENVESFRNLEENLREYNTSLDEMPYVIQYNKRDLENIAPLDYMEFLLNRRARRVPSFEAVAVNGDGVFDTLNTVSRMVLVGEFGQEKGAHRETA, encoded by the coding sequence ATGGCGATCATCAACTACGCGCAGAAGGTCATCAACTTCAAGCTGGTCTACTACGGCCCGGGAGTGGCCGGGAAGACTGCCAACCTCCAGCACATCCACAAGAGCCTGCCGGACGGCAGCAAGGGCAGCATGATCTCGCTCACGGCCGGCGACGACCGGACGCTCTTCTTCGACTTCCTGCCCGTCTCCGCGCTGACCGTGCGGGGCTTCACGGCCAAGTTCCAGCTCTACACCGTGCCCGGGCAGGTCTACTACAACATGACGCGCAAGCTGGTGCTGCGGGGCGCGGACGGGATGGTCTTCGTGGCCGACTCGCAGTGGGACCGGCTGCGCGAGAACGTCGAGAGCTTCCGCAACCTCGAGGAGAACCTGCGCGAGTACAATACCAGCCTGGACGAGATGCCCTACGTGATTCAGTACAACAAGCGCGACCTCGAGAACATCGCGCCGCTCGACTACATGGAGTTTCTCCTCAACCGGCGGGCCCGGCGGGTTCCGTCCTTCGAGGCTGTGGCCGTCAATGGCGACGGGGTTTTCGACACCCTCAACACCGTCTCCCGCATGGTCCTGGTGGGCGAGTTCGGTCAAGAAAAGGGGGCGCACCGTGAGACTGCATGA